A genomic segment from Glycine soja cultivar W05 chromosome 20, ASM419377v2, whole genome shotgun sequence encodes:
- the LOC114403756 gene encoding uncharacterized protein LOC114403756 isoform X2, protein MDSEDVNGCLMDKHKPVVASSLVCEKVEDHVNGEDDSDSNSLLPPRRGGMSRNCEKTRRKVQWNDRNGNKLAEVLEYEPR, encoded by the exons ATGGATTCCGAGGATGTTAATGGTTGCCTCATGGATAAACATAAACCTGTGGTGGCTTCTTCTTTGGTTTGTGAAAAGGTTGAAGATCATGTAAACGGAGAAGATGATAGTGATTCCAATTCTTTGTTGCCTCCTCGGAGAGGTGGCATGTCCAGAAACTGTGAAAAGACTCGCCGGAAAGTGCAGTGGAATGATAGGAATGGAAACAAGCTTGCTGAGGTGTTGGAATATGAGCCAAG GTGA
- the LOC114403756 gene encoding uncharacterized protein LOC114403756 isoform X1: protein MDSEDVNGCLMDKHKPVVASSLVCEKVEDHVNGEDDSDSNSLLPPRRGGMSRNCEKTRRKVQWNDRNGNKLAEVLEYEPSDVSDSEDEDSDSCICTIM, encoded by the exons ATGGATTCCGAGGATGTTAATGGTTGCCTCATGGATAAACATAAACCTGTGGTGGCTTCTTCTTTGGTTTGTGAAAAGGTTGAAGATCATGTAAACGGAGAAGATGATAGTGATTCCAATTCTTTGTTGCCTCCTCGGAGAGGTGGCATGTCCAGAAACTGTGAAAAGACTCGCCGGAAAGTGCAGTGGAATGATAGGAATGGAAACAAGCTTGCTGAGGTGTTGGAATATGAGCCAAG TGATGTCAGTGATTCAGAAGATGAGGATTCAGATTCTTGCATCTGTACAATAATGTAG